A region of Paenibacillus sp. JNUCC-31 DNA encodes the following proteins:
- a CDS encoding stage II sporulation protein M: protein MLKFSTFLRALGSIRSALIWSVALFVVGIGAGWVGTGPLEDLLLKQIGGLREVSERLEQGGNVQWNFFLFIFFNNAIKSVLVIYAGLFFGILPVIFLLINGMVIGFLVHTTMNYGASFFDIVVKGLLPHGIIEIPVIIIACAFGLRFGGLVLKSLVQFRGDKRNKLGSQWGSFMRTTVTASYWIVILLLVAAIIESTLTYSLVRG from the coding sequence ATGTTAAAATTCAGTACATTTCTCAGAGCTCTAGGTTCGATTAGGAGTGCATTAATTTGGTCAGTTGCGCTGTTTGTTGTTGGCATAGGTGCAGGGTGGGTCGGTACGGGTCCACTGGAGGATTTGTTGTTAAAACAGATTGGGGGACTTAGAGAAGTCAGTGAACGGCTGGAGCAGGGGGGGAATGTGCAATGGAACTTTTTCCTTTTTATCTTTTTCAATAATGCCATCAAAAGCGTACTCGTGATATACGCCGGTCTGTTCTTTGGTATTCTACCTGTCATTTTCCTGTTGATTAATGGAATGGTTATCGGTTTTCTGGTGCACACCACAATGAACTATGGGGCAAGCTTTTTCGATATTGTCGTTAAGGGGCTTCTTCCCCATGGTATTATTGAAATTCCGGTCATTATTATCGCATGTGCATTCGGATTAAGATTTGGTGGGTTGGTTCTCAAAAGTCTTGTCCAATTTAGAGGGGACAAACGAAATAAGCTCGGCAGCCAGTGGGGTTCATTTATGCGCACTACCGTAACCGCCTCCTATTGGATTGTTATATTGCTTCTTGTTGCAGCGATAATCGAAAGTACACTCACATACAGCCTGGTGCGAGGATAA
- the ppc gene encoding phosphoenolpyruvate carboxylase yields MTETMVTASKSQSNNLLRRDVRFLGNILGEVLVHQGGTELLDIVEKIRETSKSLRAEFLPELYAEFKTMIQELDSENRHQVIRAFAIYFQLVNIAEQNHRIRRKRDYERSAGNAVQPGSIEKAVQDLKERGLSHTEVEDILEDLSLELVMTAHPTEAMRRVILDIHKRISEDVMLLDNPTLTLREREQLREKLLNEVITLWQTDELRDRKPTVLDEVRNGMYYFHETLFHVLPDVYQELERCLNKFYPDHDWHVPTYLRFGSWIGGDRDGNPSVTSDVTWQTLLMQRKLALREYQRIMIELMGHLSFSTNIIHVSDELVQSIEQDRSCVTLKKVDMWRNEKEPYRIKLAYMIAKLNNVLDENKVGQPDRYDSAQGLMDDLMIIDRSLRHHFADYVADTTIRKMIRQVELFGFHTAALDVRQHSKEHENAMSEILAKMNIVEDYARLTEDGKIDLLARLLDDPRPLTSPYHQYTEGTKECLDVFRTIKRAQSEFGAGCITSYLISMTQGASDLLEVMVFAKEVGLFSKGPNGEVVSSLQAVPLFETIDDLHAASDIMQKLFNLPVYRASVSGRNELHEIMLGYSDSNKDGGVVTANWELRVAMNAITAVGNEHGVKLKFFHGRGGALGRGGMPLNRSILAQPPHTIGGGIKITEQGEVISSRYSLQGIAYRSLEQATSALITAALNGLEPQESESERHWDSIIKEISEVSLTKYQDLIFRDPDFFTFFKESTPLPEVGELNIGSRPSKRKGSDKFEDLRAIPWVFAWTQSRYLLPAWYAAGTGLQSFYQDKEENLIVLKEMYASFPFFRTLIDTVQMAVAKADLVIAKEYSAMTSNKEARDRIYGQIESEFKLTKELILKITGEAEILDDVPVIQESIRLRNPYVDPLSYMQVQLLSELRDMRERGEDDTELLREVLLTINGIAAGLRNTG; encoded by the coding sequence ATGACTGAAACTATGGTAACCGCCAGCAAAAGCCAATCCAACAACCTGCTTCGGCGAGACGTGCGGTTCCTGGGCAACATACTCGGAGAAGTTCTTGTCCATCAAGGAGGCACGGAGCTTCTAGATATCGTTGAGAAGATTCGGGAAACGAGCAAATCGTTGCGAGCAGAGTTCTTGCCAGAACTTTATGCAGAATTCAAAACGATGATCCAGGAATTAGACTCGGAAAATCGCCATCAGGTTATTCGGGCTTTCGCGATTTATTTTCAATTAGTTAATATTGCTGAACAAAACCATCGGATCCGGCGTAAACGGGATTATGAACGTTCTGCAGGGAACGCTGTGCAGCCAGGATCGATTGAGAAAGCAGTACAGGATCTGAAGGAACGCGGACTGTCTCATACAGAAGTAGAGGATATTCTAGAGGATTTGTCTCTGGAATTAGTTATGACAGCTCATCCAACCGAAGCTATGCGTCGGGTTATACTGGACATCCACAAACGGATATCCGAAGATGTCATGCTACTTGATAATCCTACGCTGACGTTGCGTGAACGTGAACAGTTACGGGAAAAGCTGCTGAACGAAGTCATTACTCTATGGCAAACCGATGAGCTTCGTGACCGTAAACCGACTGTGCTCGATGAAGTGCGGAACGGGATGTATTACTTTCATGAAACGTTATTCCACGTACTTCCGGATGTATATCAGGAGCTTGAACGCTGCTTGAATAAATTTTACCCTGACCATGACTGGCATGTGCCGACGTATTTGCGGTTCGGTTCCTGGATCGGTGGAGACCGGGATGGAAATCCTTCGGTAACTTCAGACGTAACATGGCAGACACTGTTGATGCAGCGTAAACTCGCTTTGCGTGAGTATCAGCGGATTATGATTGAACTTATGGGACATCTCAGCTTCAGCACGAACATCATCCACGTATCGGATGAGCTGGTGCAGTCAATTGAGCAGGACCGTAGTTGTGTAACGTTGAAAAAAGTGGATATGTGGCGGAATGAAAAAGAGCCATATCGGATCAAATTGGCATATATGATTGCCAAGCTGAACAATGTCTTGGATGAGAACAAAGTGGGACAGCCTGACCGCTATGACAGCGCTCAAGGTCTGATGGATGATCTGATGATTATCGATCGCAGCCTACGTCATCACTTTGCGGACTATGTAGCGGATACGACCATTCGCAAAATGATTCGTCAAGTGGAGCTGTTTGGTTTCCATACGGCTGCATTGGATGTACGTCAGCACAGCAAAGAGCATGAAAATGCGATGTCGGAGATTTTGGCCAAGATGAACATCGTAGAAGATTATGCTCGTCTGACGGAGGATGGCAAAATCGATTTGCTCGCTCGTTTGCTGGACGACCCTCGTCCGCTTACTTCTCCTTATCACCAATACACGGAGGGGACTAAAGAGTGCTTGGACGTGTTCCGTACAATTAAGCGTGCTCAAAGCGAGTTTGGGGCCGGTTGTATCACAAGTTATTTGATTAGTATGACCCAGGGAGCAAGTGATCTGCTTGAAGTCATGGTGTTTGCCAAGGAAGTAGGCTTGTTCAGCAAAGGACCTAACGGCGAAGTGGTATCTTCGCTTCAAGCAGTTCCACTGTTTGAAACGATTGATGATCTTCATGCCGCTTCCGATATTATGCAAAAGCTGTTTAACCTTCCGGTATACCGTGCAAGTGTGAGCGGACGGAATGAATTGCATGAAATCATGTTGGGATACTCCGACAGCAACAAGGATGGCGGGGTGGTTACAGCCAACTGGGAACTGCGTGTAGCAATGAATGCGATCACGGCTGTAGGAAATGAACACGGCGTTAAGCTGAAGTTCTTCCATGGACGTGGCGGAGCTCTTGGACGTGGCGGCATGCCACTCAACCGCAGTATTCTTGCTCAACCACCGCATACCATTGGCGGAGGCATCAAGATTACAGAGCAGGGAGAGGTCATTTCTTCTCGTTATTCCCTTCAGGGGATTGCATACCGTAGTTTGGAGCAGGCAACTTCTGCTTTGATTACAGCAGCACTGAATGGTCTTGAGCCGCAAGAATCAGAATCCGAGCGTCATTGGGACAGCATCATCAAAGAGATTTCGGAAGTATCCCTGACGAAATATCAGGATCTGATTTTCCGTGATCCGGACTTCTTTACCTTCTTCAAGGAATCCACACCGCTTCCAGAGGTGGGTGAACTGAATATTGGTTCACGTCCGTCCAAGCGGAAAGGTAGCGACAAGTTCGAAGATCTCAGAGCGATTCCTTGGGTATTTGCATGGACACAAAGTCGTTATCTGCTTCCAGCATGGTATGCGGCTGGAACAGGGCTGCAAAGTTTCTATCAGGATAAAGAGGAAAATCTGATTGTCCTGAAAGAAATGTATGCAAGCTTCCCATTCTTCCGCACGCTGATTGATACGGTTCAGATGGCTGTAGCCAAGGCAGATCTGGTGATTGCCAAAGAATACTCAGCCATGACTTCCAACAAGGAAGCGCGTGACCGCATCTATGGTCAGATTGAATCCGAATTTAAGCTGACTAAAGAGCTTATTTTGAAAATTACCGGAGAAGCTGAAATTCTGGATGACGTACCGGTGATTCAAGAGTCAATCCGACTACGCAATCCTTATGTTGATCCATTGTCCTACATGCAGGTTCAACTTCTGAGCGAGCTCAGAGATATGCGTGAACGTGGTGAGGATGATACGGAACTGCTTAGAGAAGTGTTGCTGACAATCAATGGCATTGCTGCAGGACTGCGTAATACAGGCTGA
- the cdaA gene encoding diadenylate cyclase CdaA, with protein sequence MNYFADLTWKESIKDVIDILIVTYIMYKLILLVRGTRAVQLLKGILFLVVIWALSTWLNLYTLKWLMNQMFTFGVVAVFIIFQPELRRGLEQLGRGKLFGRTTAASDEELTVLIGEIIKSVNYLSRRKIGALVVFERETGLNDYTESGIQMQSLVSSELMINIFIPNTPLHDGAVIIQGKQISAAACYLPLSENPFISKELGTRHRAAIGITEVADAICLVVSEETGQVSLAMNGQVVRDIKEESLIAKLYEELRPTSNLNKKNGWATFWKRKGGRKNG encoded by the coding sequence ATGAACTATTTTGCTGACTTAACGTGGAAAGAGTCCATTAAGGACGTTATCGATATATTGATCGTTACCTATATTATGTACAAGCTGATTTTACTGGTGCGGGGGACCCGTGCGGTTCAGCTCCTTAAGGGCATTCTGTTCCTTGTGGTGATCTGGGCATTAAGTACGTGGCTAAACCTCTATACGCTTAAATGGCTGATGAACCAGATGTTTACGTTTGGTGTCGTTGCCGTCTTTATTATCTTTCAGCCTGAGCTGCGCCGTGGTCTGGAGCAATTGGGGCGTGGCAAGCTGTTTGGACGCACGACCGCAGCGAGTGATGAAGAATTAACCGTGTTAATCGGTGAGATTATTAAGTCTGTGAACTATTTGTCTCGGAGAAAAATCGGTGCATTGGTTGTATTCGAACGGGAAACGGGTCTGAACGATTACACGGAATCCGGGATCCAGATGCAATCACTGGTCAGCTCAGAGCTGATGATTAACATTTTTATTCCCAATACACCGCTCCATGATGGAGCCGTCATTATACAAGGCAAACAGATTTCGGCTGCAGCGTGTTATTTGCCTCTGTCCGAAAATCCGTTTATCAGTAAGGAGCTGGGGACGCGTCACCGTGCAGCAATCGGGATTACCGAAGTGGCGGACGCGATTTGTCTGGTCGTCTCGGAGGAGACAGGTCAGGTGTCGCTCGCGATGAATGGACAGGTTGTACGTGATATTAAAGAAGAGTCACTAATTGCCAAACTGTACGAGGAACTGCGTCCGACATCCAATTTGAATAAAAAGAATGGTTGGGCTACCTTCTGGAAACGGAAGGGGGGACGTAAAAATGGATAA
- the gerD gene encoding spore germination lipoprotein GerD: MKRPMWQLCCVVIGLSVMLAGCGSDQNYSPPQGGYKEMKTMVVDILKSDEGKKAVEEALTGQSSSGGGESGGAGQGGGAGGGSGTVGMKMLMPMQSSEQIRIAVKDTITAPEYKKEFEKIMTDPQFAGEFAKVINAQSKQLHMQLIKDPTYQKSIEDVMKSPEVSKMFMDMTKTPEYRKQTMTVMQEVMQNPLFRMEVLTLLKKVVQDELQPKTESGGQGEQQGKSKGEDGGSGGGDGGDGGSGSGGGESGSSGGS; the protein is encoded by the coding sequence ATGAAACGGCCTATGTGGCAGTTATGCTGTGTCGTAATTGGACTATCCGTCATGCTCGCCGGCTGTGGCTCAGATCAGAATTACTCGCCTCCTCAGGGCGGTTATAAAGAGATGAAAACGATGGTCGTGGATATTCTCAAAAGTGACGAAGGAAAAAAAGCGGTTGAAGAAGCTCTTACGGGACAAAGTTCTTCCGGAGGCGGAGAAAGTGGAGGCGCCGGCCAAGGTGGTGGTGCAGGCGGTGGATCTGGGACAGTGGGAATGAAAATGTTAATGCCAATGCAATCTTCGGAACAAATACGTATTGCTGTAAAAGATACCATCACTGCTCCAGAGTACAAGAAGGAATTCGAGAAAATCATGACAGACCCTCAATTCGCAGGCGAATTTGCCAAAGTAATCAATGCTCAAAGCAAACAACTGCATATGCAATTGATCAAAGACCCAACGTATCAAAAGTCGATTGAAGATGTCATGAAATCCCCTGAAGTATCCAAGATGTTTATGGACATGACCAAAACACCTGAATACCGTAAACAAACGATGACTGTTATGCAAGAAGTCATGCAGAACCCTTTGTTTCGCATGGAGGTACTGACCTTATTAAAGAAAGTAGTACAGGATGAACTCCAGCCCAAAACTGAAAGCGGCGGTCAAGGAGAACAACAAGGTAAAAGTAAAGGTGAAGATGGCGGTAGCGGCGGTGGGGATGGAGGAGATGGCGGCAGCGGCAGCGGCGGCGGAGAGTCTGGAAGTAGCGGAGGATCTTAA
- a CDS encoding WGxxGxxG family protein: protein MKKKSTTFIASMLLVAALAGTAAAQGHTTKGMEPNATHMSTYDNSNYTNSNYTNGDYRTNNVRTNAATTDRNKGMDWGWLGLLGLLGLAGMRRKVTDHNDR, encoded by the coding sequence ATGAAGAAAAAAAGTACTACTTTTATCGCTTCCATGCTTTTAGTGGCTGCATTGGCAGGTACAGCCGCTGCCCAGGGCCACACGACGAAAGGAATGGAACCCAATGCTACACATATGAGCACGTACGATAACAGCAACTACACTAACAGCAACTACACTAACGGTGACTACCGCACCAACAACGTTCGTACAAATGCTGCTACAACAGATCGAAACAAGGGAATGGACTGGGGCTGGCTTGGTTTGCTGGGTCTACTTGGATTAGCTGGCATGCGCAGAAAAGTAACTGATCATAACGATCGTTAA
- a CDS encoding CdaR family protein: MDKWFNNNNFAKILALAVSLLLWFMIHLDEVPTTPTIATGTTNKVVERTVPVQPYGLDSNSYVLTSLSTDEVRLEIKGQRSMLTSIFTNDDYKVLVDLSQVKDGSNTLPLVPDLPSGVEVVSMEPSMVTVNVEKLGTKSFDVNIVPEGEPSAGYSTGTPVVEPSGPVKVTLPEGQLDAVAKVQGSVSVKDAKDDVTQKKVKLQAYDAEGKVIENAIVTPETVEVRIPVNQPYTTVPLRIKYSGQLPEGLVLSTVEPSVKEVSVYGTEDVLAGIQSYDQVTLDLTQFDEAGTSTVNVDLTPPSGFEKIEPSSIQLKVTVSPFDELEETTRVFPNVPITLTGAENGLEGTLVTPKSGGLNITLKGSSSMLEGLNSDDIKLTADLAGLAAGTHEVKLEADLPRFAKLEDSSKGLSATVKISEKAEDTTVAPGEDPNDEGTVGPEPSPAEVENGDTEPVPDEEETESNTDNQEQSQQGNATNRGNTNNNNSGSSSSGSNP; encoded by the coding sequence ATGGATAAATGGTTTAACAATAACAATTTCGCTAAGATTCTTGCCCTTGCCGTCAGTTTGTTGCTTTGGTTCATGATACATCTGGATGAAGTACCGACTACGCCAACAATCGCGACCGGGACAACCAATAAGGTTGTGGAGCGAACGGTTCCTGTTCAGCCCTATGGGCTCGATAGCAATTCCTATGTACTTACTTCGCTCAGTACGGATGAAGTGCGTCTGGAGATCAAAGGACAGCGCTCCATGTTAACTTCCATATTTACGAATGATGATTATAAAGTGCTCGTTGACCTCAGTCAGGTGAAAGATGGGTCTAATACGTTACCATTAGTCCCTGATTTACCTTCAGGGGTTGAAGTGGTCAGTATGGAGCCTTCTATGGTTACAGTCAATGTGGAAAAATTGGGCACCAAATCCTTCGATGTGAATATTGTACCCGAAGGAGAACCATCCGCCGGATACAGCACTGGAACGCCCGTTGTTGAGCCTTCAGGTCCAGTTAAGGTTACTCTGCCCGAAGGGCAACTTGACGCCGTAGCGAAGGTTCAGGGCAGTGTGAGCGTGAAGGATGCGAAGGATGATGTGACGCAGAAGAAAGTGAAGTTACAGGCCTATGATGCCGAAGGCAAAGTCATCGAGAATGCCATTGTTACGCCAGAAACGGTTGAAGTCCGCATTCCGGTCAATCAGCCCTATACAACTGTACCCTTAAGAATCAAATATTCAGGACAGCTGCCGGAGGGATTGGTGCTCTCCACGGTTGAGCCAAGCGTGAAAGAAGTCTCGGTTTACGGAACAGAGGACGTGCTTGCGGGTATACAGTCCTACGACCAAGTAACCCTTGATTTGACCCAGTTCGATGAGGCAGGTACGTCGACAGTTAACGTGGACTTGACGCCGCCTTCCGGTTTTGAGAAAATCGAGCCTAGTTCGATTCAGCTCAAGGTGACGGTATCACCATTCGATGAGCTTGAGGAGACGACCAGAGTCTTTCCCAACGTACCCATTACGCTTACGGGTGCTGAGAATGGACTGGAAGGTACACTGGTCACTCCCAAAAGCGGCGGTCTAAATATCACGCTCAAAGGTTCATCAAGTATGCTTGAGGGTCTGAATAGTGATGATATCAAGCTGACTGCAGATCTTGCCGGACTCGCCGCAGGAACACATGAAGTGAAACTTGAAGCGGACTTGCCGCGTTTTGCCAAACTTGAAGATTCATCAAAAGGTCTGAGTGCTACTGTCAAAATTAGCGAAAAAGCTGAAGATACGACGGTAGCCCCCGGAGAGGACCCGAATGATGAAGGGACGGTAGGGCCTGAGCCTTCACCTGCAGAGGTTGAGAATGGGGATACGGAACCTGTTCCTGATGAAGAGGAAACCGAATCGAATACGGACAATCAGGAGCAGAGCCAACAAGGTAATGCAACCAATCGAGGTAATACAAATAACAATAACAGCGGGAGCAGCAGTAGTGGCTCAAACCCGTAA
- a CDS encoding KinB-signaling pathway activation protein, giving the protein MNLRKWFFLFWSALLIGAAGSLVTGLIMMLVNGEKTNGVTDFLIYLLILFGSGIMISVYSQMGFFAYLILNYMGKGVFSKRSWQMVQIVLTVLALLDVMFLRLFVGGERERLSDIVLGIIILAAGIVTAYVKVKQTHITALVPTLFFMVAVTVVETIGVLRIDVNAATIFIVVPLLICNAYQMLILHKLVDGAVEERASEKKEQIQESHA; this is encoded by the coding sequence TTGAATTTACGTAAATGGTTTTTCCTATTTTGGTCAGCTTTGCTGATTGGGGCTGCAGGATCATTAGTGACGGGTCTAATTATGATGTTGGTTAATGGAGAAAAAACGAATGGGGTAACCGATTTTTTAATTTATCTCCTGATTTTGTTTGGGTCCGGAATTATGATTAGCGTGTATTCGCAGATGGGTTTTTTCGCATACTTGATATTGAACTATATGGGTAAAGGTGTATTTTCAAAACGAAGTTGGCAAATGGTACAGATTGTTTTAACCGTGTTGGCTTTGCTTGATGTGATGTTTTTACGCTTGTTTGTCGGTGGGGAACGAGAACGCCTATCCGATATTGTGCTTGGAATCATTATTTTGGCAGCTGGAATTGTTACCGCTTACGTAAAGGTGAAGCAGACGCATATTACGGCCCTGGTGCCTACGCTCTTTTTCATGGTAGCTGTTACCGTAGTGGAGACGATCGGTGTGCTGCGAATTGATGTGAATGCGGCCACCATCTTTATTGTGGTTCCACTGCTAATCTGTAATGCATACCAAATGCTGATATTGCATAAGCTGGTGGATGGAGCCGTGGAGGAACGGGCAAGCGAAAAGAAAGAGCAAATACAAGAAAGCCATGCGTAA
- the pdaB gene encoding polysaccharide deacetylase family sporulation protein PdaB gives MNSFYVFSGKKIKRFLIVLVAAVFAIGIIYLESGNISVFSEEAPSAVYSVPTEKKVIALTFDISWGDKRTEPILKVLQDNKVQKATFFLSSPWSKTHPEIVKAIQDAGYEIGSHGHKHDNYSSLTEDQIRKEISTAHSILTDLIGKEPKLLRLPNGDFDKRVLQVANSLNYQVVQWDTDSQDWKNPGVQTIVDRVVSKAHPGDIVLLHASDSSKQTHEALPVIIDKLKKQGYEFVTVSELLNHSSVKGKEVRDQASAQ, from the coding sequence ATGAACTCGTTCTATGTATTTAGCGGCAAAAAGATCAAACGTTTCCTGATTGTGCTGGTTGCTGCCGTCTTTGCTATCGGGATTATTTATCTGGAGAGCGGCAATATTTCTGTATTCTCGGAGGAAGCACCATCCGCCGTGTACAGCGTTCCAACCGAAAAGAAGGTGATTGCACTCACCTTTGACATTAGCTGGGGAGATAAAAGGACAGAACCTATTCTGAAGGTCCTTCAGGATAATAAAGTTCAGAAGGCCACTTTCTTCTTGTCCTCCCCCTGGAGTAAGACACACCCCGAGATTGTAAAAGCCATCCAAGACGCAGGATACGAGATTGGCAGCCACGGGCACAAACACGACAACTACAGCAGTTTGACTGAAGACCAAATACGCAAGGAAATTTCTACAGCTCATAGCATTTTAACCGATTTAATAGGAAAAGAACCGAAATTACTGCGCCTGCCTAATGGGGATTTTGACAAACGAGTTCTTCAGGTAGCCAATAGCCTAAACTATCAAGTTGTCCAGTGGGATACCGATTCGCAGGATTGGAAGAACCCTGGTGTACAAACCATTGTTGATCGTGTTGTTAGCAAGGCACATCCGGGTGACATCGTGCTGCTGCACGCCAGTGATTCATCGAAACAAACGCACGAAGCATTGCCTGTCATTATCGACAAGTTAAAAAAGCAAGGGTATGAATTCGTGACTGTTTCCGAACTGCTCAATCATTCAAGTGTTAAAGGTAAAGAGGTTCGCGATCAAGCCAGTGCACAGTAA
- a CDS encoding zf-HC2 domain-containing protein — translation MDCNSAVSLMHECLDESLSPTQKVELKSHLVTCPDCRMRFKELEQTEMLLFAMKHYSPSASDELTNRIMNALPQPKRQQVWLKWVKGHPALTAAAFFLVVMLFSAWNFWNQNNEMVVKGNNLDQIVIEGNTVIVPEGKSIAGDLTIENGTAQVYGDVNGNLTVIDGQLYQASTAHISGQVKSIDQALDWFWYKITNMVNEVAYR, via the coding sequence ATGGATTGCAACTCGGCCGTCTCTTTAATGCATGAATGTTTGGATGAGTCGTTGTCCCCGACCCAGAAGGTTGAATTGAAAAGTCACCTTGTGACCTGTCCGGATTGTCGCATGCGCTTTAAAGAGTTGGAACAGACGGAAATGCTACTCTTTGCCATGAAACACTATTCACCGTCTGCCTCGGATGAGCTGACCAATCGAATTATGAATGCTCTGCCTCAGCCCAAGAGACAGCAAGTATGGCTCAAATGGGTCAAAGGACATCCCGCGCTGACGGCGGCAGCCTTCTTTTTGGTCGTGATGCTCTTTAGCGCTTGGAATTTCTGGAATCAAAATAACGAAATGGTTGTGAAGGGAAATAACTTGGACCAGATCGTGATTGAAGGAAACACAGTTATTGTTCCAGAAGGCAAGTCAATTGCTGGCGATCTTACGATAGAGAATGGAACCGCTCAGGTTTACGGTGATGTAAATGGCAATCTGACGGTTATTGATGGACAGTTGTATCAGGCTTCAACGGCGCATATTTCAGGTCAGGTGAAAAGTATTGATCAGGCCTTGGACTGGTTCTGGTACAAAATAACCAATATGGTAAATGAAGTGGCTTACCGCTAA
- the sigW gene encoding RNA polymerase sigma factor SigW, with translation MDNLENRLVKLVLKGDQRAFAEIVELYKDKLFHLAYRMLNNRHEAEDVVQETFLRVFRNMEKYDPNQKFSTWIYRIATNLCIDRLRRKKPSYSLDAELNDQEGSDGYAMLPSDDRTPESEALLSETQTLIREAIDSLPAKYKSVMILRYLQDLSLQEISDVTGMPVTTIKTRVHRGRDFLRKKLEYKL, from the coding sequence GTGGACAATTTGGAGAACAGGCTGGTTAAGCTGGTACTGAAGGGTGACCAGCGGGCCTTTGCAGAAATCGTTGAATTATACAAGGACAAGCTGTTTCATCTGGCATATCGGATGCTGAACAACCGTCATGAGGCTGAAGACGTTGTACAGGAGACGTTTTTGCGTGTGTTTCGTAATATGGAGAAGTATGATCCGAACCAGAAGTTTTCAACCTGGATTTATCGGATTGCAACCAATCTGTGTATCGACCGCCTACGGAGAAAGAAACCATCTTACTCACTGGATGCGGAGTTGAATGATCAGGAAGGATCTGACGGTTACGCAATGCTTCCGAGTGATGATCGTACACCAGAGAGTGAAGCACTTCTGTCAGAGACGCAGACACTTATTCGTGAAGCCATTGACAGTTTGCCGGCCAAGTATAAATCAGTCATGATTTTGAGATATTTACAGGACTTGTCGCTACAGGAAATCAGTGATGTGACAGGCATGCCCGTAACAACGATTAAAACTCGTGTTCATCGGGGCCGTGATTTTTTGCGGAAAAAACTGGAGTATAAGTTGTAA
- a CDS encoding Mrp/NBP35 family ATP-binding protein — MLSKEQILELLQPLLEPQLGVSLTELQWVRDVMVKENHVALTIVTLENRSEETTALSDAARNLLSQHGVNDVHIRLRAASEHERESLNMGQAEDEGEQDEVLVKGHAAGLDGHELLSPDSGVRFIAIASGKGGVGKSTVTVNLAAALARQGKKVGLIDADIYGFSVPDMMGIEEYPVVEDGIIQPVERFGVKVMSMGFFIRENNPVIWRGPMLGRMLRQFFTDVNWGELDYMLLDLPPGTGDVALDVHQMLPHSKEIIVTTPHATAAFVAARAGAMAIQTEHELLGVVENMAYYECSKCGEKDYVFGRGGGGTLAESLHTTLLAQIPLGAPDNHISEPDFSPSVYKAESRIGAIYDEVALSIDTKF; from the coding sequence ATGTTATCAAAAGAACAGATACTTGAACTATTGCAGCCATTACTGGAACCGCAATTGGGAGTAAGTTTGACTGAACTCCAGTGGGTCCGCGATGTCATGGTTAAAGAAAATCATGTTGCTCTTACCATTGTGACGTTGGAGAACCGCTCAGAGGAGACCACTGCCCTTAGTGATGCCGCGCGCAATCTGTTGTCCCAACACGGAGTGAATGATGTACATATTCGTCTGCGTGCAGCGTCTGAGCATGAGCGTGAGAGCCTGAATATGGGACAGGCTGAAGATGAGGGTGAGCAGGACGAAGTGCTTGTAAAAGGCCACGCAGCAGGGCTGGATGGGCATGAATTGTTAAGTCCTGATTCCGGGGTTCGCTTTATTGCGATCGCAAGTGGTAAGGGAGGCGTCGGCAAATCAACCGTAACCGTTAATCTGGCTGCAGCTCTGGCACGTCAAGGCAAGAAGGTTGGTTTGATTGATGCAGATATATACGGCTTCAGTGTACCTGATATGATGGGGATTGAAGAATATCCAGTCGTCGAGGATGGAATCATTCAGCCTGTAGAGCGGTTTGGTGTAAAAGTAATGTCCATGGGATTCTTTATTCGAGAGAACAATCCGGTGATTTGGCGTGGACCAATGTTAGGACGGATGTTGCGTCAATTCTTTACCGATGTAAATTGGGGGGAGTTGGATTACATGCTGCTCGATCTGCCTCCCGGAACGGGTGACGTCGCATTGGACGTGCATCAGATGCTGCCACATAGCAAAGAAATTATCGTTACAACACCGCATGCAACAGCTGCCTTTGTAGCTGCACGTGCAGGTGCCATGGCGATTCAGACGGAACATGAACTTCTTGGTGTTGTGGAAAACATGGCTTATTATGAATGCAGCAAATGCGGGGAGAAGGATTACGTATTTGGCCGAGGTGGCGGTGGAACTCTTGCCGAGAGCCTGCATACAACTTTGCTAGCGCAAATTCCATTGGGAGCGCCGGACAATCATATTTCGGAACCGGACTTTTCCCCATCTGTTTATAAGGCAGAGTCGCGAATTGGAGCGATTTACGATGAGGTTGCTCTGTCTATTGATACCAAGTTTTAA